The following are from one region of the Natrinema sp. HArc-T2 genome:
- a CDS encoding ATPase gives MILLVVGADRVDAGKTTFSTGLLERTGAVGYKPRAGNDFWFDHDDCRRALADGRLYGKDAARLSAAASRGRAPERLNPVHRLWQPSPDGGSGLLGRSDREFVVDRIGRDPEDALFVRNATAEVPDAVADALPLADAVSIETVAEFNDLTEREYVPAFDRLADEIEDTDVAVVESYSDIARPLSSLDPAQVAAVAAVEPGRVRIYSGDRYCRACEIASSSPRDGAIEKRVPDVLDYLDPLERVRLPPLDKEQRDDPARIARAYANAYDAFLDAAGRV, from the coding sequence ATGATCCTTCTCGTGGTCGGTGCCGACCGCGTCGACGCCGGCAAGACGACGTTTTCGACCGGCCTGCTCGAGCGCACCGGCGCGGTCGGCTACAAACCCCGCGCCGGCAACGACTTCTGGTTCGACCACGACGACTGTCGACGCGCCCTCGCCGACGGTCGACTCTACGGCAAGGACGCAGCACGGCTCTCGGCGGCAGCTAGCCGCGGTCGCGCGCCTGAACGACTCAATCCCGTCCACCGGCTCTGGCAGCCCAGTCCCGACGGCGGCAGCGGTCTCCTCGGTCGGAGCGACCGGGAGTTCGTTGTCGACCGGATCGGACGTGACCCAGAGGATGCGTTGTTCGTCCGCAACGCGACCGCCGAGGTTCCGGACGCAGTCGCCGACGCGCTCCCCCTTGCCGACGCCGTTTCCATCGAAACCGTCGCCGAATTCAACGACCTCACCGAGCGCGAGTACGTCCCCGCGTTCGACCGTCTCGCAGACGAGATCGAAGACACAGATGTCGCCGTCGTCGAATCATACAGCGACATCGCGCGTCCACTGTCGTCGCTCGATCCGGCACAGGTTGCCGCCGTCGCCGCCGTCGAACCCGGACGTGTTCGCATCTACAGCGGCGATCGCTACTGTCGGGCCTGCGAGATCGCCAGTTCGAGTCCACGAGACGGGGCCATCGAGAAACGCGTCCCCGACGTACTCGACTATCTCGACCCGCTCGAGCGCGTACGATTACCTCCTCTCGACAAAGAACAGCGAGACGATCCCGCACGGATCGCTCGCGCGTACGCGAACGCGTACGATGCATTCCTCGATGCCGCCGGACGCGTCTGA
- a CDS encoding MBL fold metallo-hydrolase, whose product MISNLAQGVQAFTSNVFLVTGERPALVDTGANFDVAEAVAERVDDLEAVILTHTHRDHVGNLEAVKATFDVDVWGYDTTVDGVDHAIADEETVQLGDHDYVALHTPGHKNDHLCFYSEAASVLFAGDLIFQNGSFGRTDLEEGDRPTLIESIDRVLEWIDPDLEEMHTGHGPSVTNDPYGHVELSAQMARQT is encoded by the coding sequence ATGATCTCGAATCTCGCACAGGGTGTGCAGGCGTTTACTAGCAACGTCTTTCTCGTGACCGGCGAGCGCCCCGCCCTCGTCGATACGGGTGCGAACTTTGACGTCGCCGAAGCCGTTGCCGAGCGCGTCGACGATCTCGAAGCCGTCATCCTGACCCATACCCACCGCGATCACGTCGGCAACCTCGAGGCCGTCAAAGCGACCTTCGATGTCGACGTGTGGGGGTACGATACCACAGTCGACGGCGTCGACCACGCAATCGCGGACGAGGAGACAGTCCAGTTGGGCGATCACGACTACGTCGCGCTGCATACGCCCGGACACAAAAACGACCACCTCTGCTTTTATTCGGAGGCGGCAAGCGTGTTGTTCGCCGGCGATCTGATCTTCCAGAACGGGAGTTTCGGCCGCACCGATCTCGAGGAAGGCGACCGCCCGACGCTAATCGAGAGCATCGACCGCGTGCTCGAGTGGATCGATCCTGACCTCGAAGAGATGCACACGGGCCACGGGCCGAGCGTGACCAACGATCCCTACGGCCACGTCGAACTCTCGGCGCAGATGGCTCGCCAGACGTAG